A DNA window from Helianthus annuus cultivar XRQ/B chromosome 15, HanXRQr2.0-SUNRISE, whole genome shotgun sequence contains the following coding sequences:
- the LOC110910080 gene encoding L-aspartate oxidase, chloroplastic, with product MTTGIASGSVNLRLRETGCWQPSLFSRAGLQNCCKKFPWSRRACDNLQIKRYVHPNSGTRRPFHTLITSSIRDHSTKYFDFAVIGSGVAGLRYALEVAKHGMVAVITKAEPHESNTNYAQGGVSAVLCPSDSVESHVQDTMVAGAYLCDEETVRVVCTEGPERIRELIAMGASFDHGEDGNLHLAREGGHSHRRIVHAADMTGREIERALLKAIESDPNISVFKHHFAIDLLTSQDGSETVCHGVDTMNTKTHKVLRFISKVTLLASGGAGHIYPSTTNPPVATGDGIAMAHRAQAIISNMEFVQFHPTALADEGLPITPLKTRENAFLITEAVRGDGGLLYNLDMERFMPMYDERAELAPRDVVARSIDDQLKKRDEKYVLLDISHKSRDKILLHFPNIAAECLKYGLDITRDPIPVVPAAHYMCGGVRAGLQGETNVRGLYVAGEVACTGLHGANRLASNSLLEALVFAQRAVKPSIDHMKGSHVDQTISRWWDPPVIPMQLGCTILDKIINRTKEVRKELKSIMWEHVGIVRSTTRLMAAEQRIGELELEWEAYLFQQGWEPTMVGLEACEMRNLFCCAKLVLTSALTRHESRGLHYTTDFPHVDERSRLPTIIVPCSNMNRTWSSRQLHKQQIC from the exons ATGACAACTGGTATAGCTTCTGGAAGTGTCAATCTACGGCTCAGGGAGACGGGTTGCTGGCAACCGAGTTTATTCTCTCGGGCGGGCTTGCAGAACTGCTGCAAGAAGTTTCCATG GTCACGCAGGGCATGCGACAATTTGCAAATCAAGAGATACGTTCATCCAAACAGTGGAACTCGGAGACCCTTCCACACACTCATAACATCAAGCATAAGAGATCATTCCACAAAGTATTTTGACTTTGCCGTTATCGGTAGTGGGGTTGCCGGTCTTCGATACGCACTTGAGGTTGCCAAACATGGCATGGTTGCCGTAATAACAAAAGCCGAGCCTCATGAAAGCAACACCAATTATGCACAAGGTGGCGTTAGCGCTGTCCTGTGCCCGTCTGATTCGGTCGAGAGTCATGTGCAAGATACAATGGTTGCAGGCGCTTATTTATGCGATGAGGAGACCGTCAGA GTGGTGTGTACAGAAGGACCCGAGAGAATTAGGGAACTAATAGCCATGGGTGCATCGTTTGATCACGGAGAAGACGGAAACTTACATTTAGCAAGAGAAGGCGGTCACTCTCATCGCAGGATAGTACACGCTGCTGATATGACGGGTCGAGAAATCGAACGAGCTCTTCTCAAGGCAATTGAAAGTGATCCCAATATTTCGGTTTTCAAGCATCATTTCGCCATTGACTTGTTGACTTCTCAG GATGGGTCTGAGACGGTCTGTCATGGTGTTGATACCATGAATACAAAAACGCACAAG GTGCTACGGTTTATTTCAAAGGTGACTTTGCTTGCTTCTGGAGGTGCAGGGCATATCTATCCATCCACTACAAATCCACCG GTAGCTACCGGAGATGGAATAGCCATGGCACATCGCGCTCAAGCCATAATTTCAAACATGGA ATTCGTACAATTTCATCCAACTGCACTTGCGGACGAAGGTCTCCCGATCACACCACTCAAAACGAGAGAAAACGCGTTTTTGATCACCGAAGCAGTGAGGGGTGATGGGGGCCTTTTGTATAATCTTGATATGGAACGGTTTATGCCGATGTATGATGAACGGGCTGAGCTGGCACCAAGAGACGTTGTGGCTAGAAGTATAGATGATCAACTTAAAAAACGTGACGAGAAGTATGTTCTTCTAGATATTAGTCATAAATCACGAGACAAAATTCTTTTACATTTTCCTAACATAGCTGCTGAGTGTTTAAAGTATGGGTTGGATATAACGCGGGACCCAATTCCTGTGGTTCCTGCTGCTCATTACATGTGTGGTGGGGTTCGGGCTGGGCTTCAAGGGGAGACGAATGTTCGTGGTCTTTATGTTGCAG GTGAGGTTGCATGCACTGGATTACACGGAGCAAACAGACTCGCTAGCAACTCATTACTAGAAGCATTGGTATTCGCACAAAGGGCAGTGAAACCGTCAATAGACCATATGAAAGGGTCCCACGTTGATCAAACTATTTCACGATGGTGGGACCCACCCGTCATCCCCATGCAGCTAGGATGCACCATTCTAGACAAAATCATCAACCGAACAAAGGAAGTGCGAAAGGAACTCAAGTCGATCATGTGGGAGCACGTCGGGATCGTGAGGTCCACGACAAGGCTAATGGCGGCGGAGCAGAGGATTGGGGAACTCGAACTTGAATGGGAGGCGTACTTGTTCCAACAAGGGTGGGAACCCACGATGGTTGGGCTAGAAGCGTGTGAAATGAGGAACTTGTTTTGTTGTGCGAAACTAGTGTTGACCAGTGCGTTGACTAGACACGAAAGCCGTGGGCTCCACTACACGACTGATTTCCCGCATGTTGATGAACGATCGAGGCTGCCGACCATCATTGTCCCGTGCTCGAACATGAATAGAACTTGGAGTTCTAGACAACTTCACAAGCAGCAGATATGTTAG